A window of the Penaeus monodon isolate SGIC_2016 chromosome 11, NSTDA_Pmon_1, whole genome shotgun sequence genome harbors these coding sequences:
- the LOC119578709 gene encoding fatty-acid amide hydrolase 2-like yields MVLSATLTFLRGVYKLAVRAFLWALWSFRSPARPLRPVTDPVLVQPAHVLAEWIRRGKVTSYAVVEAYIDRIGVVNPVLNAVVDDRFRQALTEAREVDRVLASSSPEEKERLVASKPFLGVPFTTKENVRVKGLSHTGGLVARIGRRAKEDAVVVTLMKDAGAIPLCVSNVPELGIWWETANQVYGRTSSAHDISRTPGGSSGGEAALLASCGSPLSIGTDVGGSIRVPAYCSGVYGHKPTSGWVSLEGAGLYTEKLKKGGVLVAGPLGRCVKDLILALQVLAPQDATGLQDKIEKTELSKTKVWWAEELGSPLYSSVDFRLRNLLHRVLHFLDHSNAAYVAKWPVDMSAAYQIWNNKMADDYSGEPSLTCDMADRKGEINLAWEWMLWLVGRGRHTFPTLFQAVLHKVSGQKKKPETSPFYWKTHQEKFKEVMGNDGVLIMPVLPIVSPYHNEPILNPFDYCYSGMFNAIEFPSTAVTLGQTSDGCPIGLQIVTTPGNDHLSLAVATVLERKFGGWVPPFELQFPSSSKKDS; encoded by the exons ATGGTTCTGAG CGCTACACTAACATTCCTCCGAGGAGTGTACAAGTTGGCAGTGCGGGCGTTTTTATGGGCGCTGTGGTCGTTCAGGTCGCCCGCCCGCCCACTGCGCCCAGTCACAGACCCGGTGTTGGTGCAGCCCGCCCACGTGCTCGCAGAATGGATTCGGAGGGGGAAG gTGACGTCCTACGCCGTCGTGGAGGCCTACATCGACCGCATCGGCGTCGTGAACCCCGTCCTCAACGCCGTGGTGGACGACCGCTTCCGACAGGCGCTGACGGAGGCCCGGGAGGTGGACCGCGTCCTCGCCTCCAGCTCGCCGGAGGAGAAGGAGCGCCTCGTCGCCTCCAAGCCGTTCTTGGGCGTGCCGTTCACGACGAAGGAGAACGTGCGGGTGAAGG GTCTAAGTCACACGGGCGGATTAGTCGCGCGGATCGGAAGGCGAGCGAAGGAAGATGCAGTTGTGGTCACGTTGATGAAGGATGCAG GCGCCATACCCTTGTGCGTGTCGAACGTCCCCGAGCTGGGCATCTGGTGGGAGACGGCGAATCAAGTCTACGGCAGGACCTCCAGCGCTCACGATATCTCCAGGACGCCGGGAGGATCCTCTGGGGGCGAG GCGGCACTGCTGGCGAGTTGCGGGTCACCCCTGAGCATCGGGACGGACGTGGGAGGCTCCATCAGGGTTCCCGCTTATTGCTCTGGGGTTTACGGGCATAAACCCACGTCtg GATGGGTATCCTTAGAAGGCGCCGGTCTTTATACCGAGAAGCTGAAGAAAGGAGGAGTACTTGTGGCAGGCCCTCTTGGACGCTGCGTGAAGGACCTCATCCTCGCACTGCAAGTCCTGGCGCCACAGGATGCAACAGGACTCCAAGATAAGATAGAGAAAACGGAACTTTCCAAGACCAAAGTGTG GTGGGCGGAGGAACTAGGGTCTCCCCTGTACTCCTCCGTGGATTTCCGGTTACGTAACCTTCTCCACAGGGTTCTGCATTTCCTTGATCACTCCAACGCTGCTTACGTCGCCAAG tgGCCCGTCGATATGAGCGCAGCATACCAGATCTGGAATAACAAAATGGCGGACGATTACAGCGGCGAACCTAGCCTGACTTGTGACATGGCGGACAGAAAG GGGGAGATTAACCTGGCGTGGGAGTGGATGCTGTGGCTGGTGGGTCGCGGCCGCCACACTTTTCCCACCCTCTTCCAGGCCGTCCTCCACAAGGTTTCGGGGCAGAAGAAGAAGCCTGAAACTTCTCCCTTTTACTGGAAGACTCACCAAGAGAAGTTCAAG GAGGTAATGGGGAATGACGGTGTGTTGATCATGCCTGTCCTGCCTATCGTGTCCCCTTACCACAACGAGCCGATTCTCAACCCCTTCGATTACTGCTACTCCGGGATGTTCAACGCCATCGAGTTTCCAAGTACGGCTGTGACGCTTGGCCAGACGAGTGATGGTTGTCCCATAGGCCTACAG ATTGTAACTACACCAGGGAACGATCACTTAAGTTTAGCAGTGGCTACGGTTCTCGAGAGAAAGTTTGGTGGTTGGGTCCCCCCTTTTGAACTACAATTCCCGTCTTCTTCCAAGAAGGATTCATAG